A genomic window from Terrisporobacter glycolicus ATCC 14880 = DSM 1288 includes:
- a CDS encoding glycosyltransferase family 2 protein translates to MKVKQDNKNKTTITVFTPSYNRAYTLNLCYESMLRQTSKDFEWLIVDDGSTDNTKELVETWIKKDNDFKIRYIYKENGGMHTAHNKAYENIYTELNMCIDSDDYLTDNAIELIVDFWKENGTKEYGGIIALDVHQDGKLVGTKLPSNKSTTYHDYYEFEGVGDKKVIYRTDVIKQYPSYPEYKDEKFVGLCYKYLLVDQEYPLLILNEPICIVEYLEDGSTNNIFSQFINNPKGYIFLRKERMKYCRSFKWQFQSCIHYVSSCIMIKNKKFIKESPKKLMTILAIPFGTILYFYIKQKTKKGVS, encoded by the coding sequence ATGAAAGTAAAACAAGATAATAAAAATAAAACAACGATAACTGTTTTCACGCCCTCATACAATAGAGCCTATACTTTAAATCTTTGCTATGAAAGTATGTTAAGACAAACTAGTAAAGACTTTGAATGGCTAATTGTAGATGATGGTTCTACAGATAATACAAAAGAGTTAGTGGAAACATGGATAAAAAAGGATAATGATTTTAAGATTAGATATATTTACAAAGAAAATGGAGGAATGCATACAGCTCATAATAAGGCTTATGAAAATATTTATACCGAATTAAATATGTGTATTGATTCAGATGATTATTTAACTGATAATGCAATAGAACTTATAGTAGATTTTTGGAAAGAAAATGGAACTAAGGAGTATGGTGGAATAATAGCATTAGATGTCCATCAAGATGGAAAATTAGTGGGAACTAAATTACCAAGTAACAAAAGTACAACATACCATGATTACTATGAGTTTGAAGGTGTAGGAGATAAAAAGGTTATATATAGGACAGATGTAATTAAACAATATCCTTCATATCCTGAGTATAAGGATGAAAAATTTGTTGGACTTTGTTACAAATATTTATTAGTAGATCAAGAGTATCCTCTATTAATTTTGAATGAACCAATTTGTATTGTTGAGTATTTAGAAGATGGATCAACTAATAATATTTTTAGTCAATTTATAAATAATCCAAAAGGATATATCTTTCTGAGAAAAGAAAGAATGAAGTATTGCAGATCTTTTAAATGGCAATTTCAATCATGTATCCATTATGTATCAAGTTGTATTATGATAAAAAATAAAAAATTCATAAAAGAGTCTCCTAAAAAATTAATGACTATTTTAGCTATACCATTTGGAACTATATTATATTTTTATATAAAGCAGAAAACGAAAAAGGGAGTAAGTTAA
- a CDS encoding EpsG family protein, protein MPVYYFMLIWVIIWGSISLLTSKQVSINDGIYERKVNWTISIITFSAIIFFAGLRSYGVADTGAYIDMFKSYPNTLVNIFNNIPSGDSDMIGFILLSTFIKTYISSDYSVWLFIIATISGICIVTTLYKYSENFGISVFLFMVSCQFTWMFNGMRQYLAVAILFASTTFIINKKSLKYFLIVLLTSTIHKTAIIMIPTYFIVQGEPWNKKTLAIIGIVICCVIFSSEFLNLFDSAMEQTEYAISYQDNKLIDDGVNIMTILVQSVPLVIAFLFRENLKDKYTPIINISINMSIIAISIYIVSKIVSSGILIGRIAVYFTAYNLILMPWVLSNSFDKNEKRLMYFVMFICYLVFFYYQLEVAWNGWPYFSKILEISYN, encoded by the coding sequence ATGCCAGTATATTATTTTATGCTAATATGGGTTATTATTTGGGGAAGTATTTCATTATTAACATCTAAACAGGTATCTATTAATGATGGAATATATGAAAGAAAGGTAAACTGGACTATATCAATAATAACTTTTTCAGCTATTATATTTTTTGCAGGTTTAAGAAGTTATGGTGTTGCAGATACAGGTGCATATATTGATATGTTTAAATCATATCCTAATACTTTGGTAAATATTTTTAACAATATTCCTAGTGGAGATAGTGATATGATAGGTTTTATTTTACTATCTACTTTTATAAAAACATATATATCATCAGATTATTCAGTGTGGTTATTTATTATAGCTACCATAAGTGGTATTTGTATAGTTACTACATTATATAAGTATTCTGAAAACTTTGGGATAAGCGTGTTTTTGTTTATGGTATCATGTCAATTCACTTGGATGTTTAATGGTATGAGACAATACTTAGCAGTAGCAATATTGTTTGCTAGCACTACCTTTATTATAAATAAAAAATCATTAAAATATTTTTTAATTGTACTATTAACATCAACTATACATAAAACAGCTATTATAATGATTCCTACATATTTTATAGTGCAAGGTGAACCATGGAACAAGAAAACTTTAGCTATTATTGGAATAGTTATATGTTGTGTTATATTTTCAAGTGAATTTTTAAATTTATTTGACTCAGCTATGGAACAAACAGAATATGCAATTAGTTATCAAGATAATAAATTAATAGATGATGGCGTAAATATAATGACAATATTGGTTCAATCCGTACCGTTAGTGATAGCGTTTTTATTTAGAGAAAATTTGAAAGACAAGTATACACCTATAATAAATATTAGTATAAATATGAGTATAATTGCTATAAGTATATATATAGTATCTAAAATTGTCAGTAGTGGAATTTTGATTGGAAGAATAGCAGTTTATTTTACTGCATACAACCTGATACTAATGCCTTGGGTACTAAGTAATTCATTTGATAAAAATGAAAAAAGATTAATGTATTTTGTAATGTTTATTTGTTATTTAGTATTTTTTTATTATCAATTGGAAGTTGCATGGAATGGATGGCCTTATTTTAGTAAAATACTAGAAATTTCATATAATTAG
- a CDS encoding glycosyltransferase, translated as MKKILFFIPNLMHGGAEKVLVNLVNNLDRDKYDITLHSLFDVGINKQFLKKDIKYKYTFKNLFKGSTAIFKIFTPKFLYKHIVKEEYDIVISYLEGPTSRIISGCPYNSKKICWIHTQFIDQENMIRGFRNKKEAINHYNEFNKIISVSLMVKNSFIELSQINDDKVDILYNTNETDEILEKSQEMVEDISIDNEILNIISVGKLTNVKGFDRLLNTHKKLINEGLFHKIYILGIGEDREKIKKYIQEYNLTDTFHLLGYKDNPYKYVSKCDLYVCSSYREGFSTAVTESLIVGTPVISTLCSGAQELLGYNNEYGLVVENSEEGIYEGLKILIEDNALLKYYKNKAKERGKKFSKKNTIMEVENLLDKE; from the coding sequence ATGAAAAAAATATTATTTTTCATACCAAATTTAATGCATGGTGGGGCAGAAAAAGTTTTAGTTAATTTGGTTAATAATTTAGATAGAGATAAATATGATATAACTCTTCATTCATTATTTGACGTAGGAATTAATAAACAATTTTTAAAAAAAGATATTAAATATAAATATACATTTAAAAATTTATTTAAAGGAAGTACAGCTATTTTTAAAATATTTACTCCGAAATTTTTATATAAACATATTGTTAAAGAAGAATATGATATAGTAATTTCTTATTTAGAAGGTCCTACATCAAGAATAATAAGTGGATGTCCATATAATAGTAAAAAAATATGTTGGATACATACTCAATTTATAGATCAAGAAAACATGATAAGAGGATTTAGAAATAAGAAAGAAGCTATAAATCATTATAATGAATTTAATAAAATTATCTCAGTGTCATTAATGGTAAAAAACTCATTTATTGAATTATCTCAAATTAATGATGATAAAGTTGATATTCTTTATAATACAAATGAAACAGATGAAATATTAGAAAAATCTCAGGAAATGGTAGAAGATATAAGCATAGATAATGAAATATTAAATATTATATCTGTTGGAAAACTTACTAATGTAAAGGGCTTTGATAGATTGTTAAATACACATAAAAAGTTAATAAATGAGGGTTTATTTCATAAAATTTACATATTAGGTATTGGAGAAGATAGGGAGAAAATTAAAAAATATATACAAGAATATAATCTGACAGATACATTTCATTTACTGGGTTATAAAGATAATCCATACAAATATGTATCAAAATGCGACTTATATGTATGCTCTTCATATAGAGAAGGATTTAGTACAGCTGTTACAGAGTCTTTAATAGTTGGAACACCAGTTATAAGTACATTATGTTCGGGTGCACAAGAATTGTTAGGATACAACAATGAGTATGGGTTAGTAGTTGAAAATAGTGAAGAAGGAATATATGAGGGGTTAAAAATTTTAATAGAAGATAATGCATTATTAAAATACTACAAAAATAAAGCTAAAGAAAGAGGGAAAAAATTTAGTAAGAAAAATACAATAATGGAGGTAGAGAACTTATTAGATAAAGAGTAA
- a CDS encoding glucosamine inositolphosphorylceramide transferase family protein, translated as MNLKRTPLCSESWNIAYRNKINGDILDNNDKFTVIKNNFRYWAADPFVFEHEGEIYIFAELYDYIKRRGILGYSKYKNNKFSRWKPIIEENFHLSYPNIFTYKDEIYIMPESSESNELYVYKCKEFPQVWEKSKIIDKGFKCVDTTIFNKGENLYAFTQGLGDKIVNYCIVLDENFNISKKIKLKQKDSKISRSGGKIFIKNRKFIRVCQDSKKSYGHGLIFYEFIIDEKNNYKDKIIKKITTDNIKLDKNMLLEGVHTYNSSENIEVIDLKTRRFNLLNLLFRCINKIETKVIKNGY; from the coding sequence ATGAATTTAAAAAGAACACCTTTGTGTTCAGAAAGTTGGAATATTGCATATAGAAATAAGATTAATGGGGATATATTAGACAATAATGATAAGTTTACAGTAATAAAAAATAATTTTAGATATTGGGCAGCAGATCCTTTTGTTTTTGAACATGAGGGTGAAATTTATATATTTGCTGAATTATATGACTACATAAAAAGAAGAGGTATATTAGGATATTCTAAATATAAAAACAATAAATTTTCTAGGTGGAAGCCAATAATAGAGGAAAATTTTCACTTATCTTACCCAAATATATTTACATACAAAGATGAAATATATATAATGCCTGAATCTAGCGAATCGAATGAATTATATGTATATAAATGTAAAGAATTTCCTCAAGTATGGGAGAAATCTAAAATTATAGATAAAGGCTTTAAGTGTGTTGATACAACAATTTTTAATAAAGGTGAAAATTTATATGCATTTACACAAGGTTTAGGAGATAAGATAGTAAATTATTGTATTGTGCTTGATGAAAACTTTAATATATCAAAGAAAATCAAACTTAAACAAAAAGATTCTAAAATTTCTAGATCAGGAGGTAAAATTTTTATAAAAAATAGAAAATTTATTAGGGTTTGCCAAGACAGTAAGAAATCTTATGGACATGGTCTTATTTTTTATGAATTTATAATAGATGAAAAAAATAATTATAAGGACAAAATCATAAAGAAGATAACTACAGATAATATAAAACTAGATAAAAATATGTTATTAGAGGGAGTACATACTTACAATAGTAGTGAAAATATAGAAGTGATCGATCTAAAAACAAGAAGATTTAACTTACTTAACTTATTATTTAGGTGTATAAATAAAATTGAAACAAAGGTGATAAAAAATGGATATTGA
- a CDS encoding glycosyltransferase: protein MDIDYSVVIRTIGKSNKKYQKLLDSINKLQPKPKEVIVVLPNGYDIPLQRLNSTINERFIFCEKGMVNQRMVGINNCSTEYMLVCDDDISFEYDFVQKLVQPLNESIADFSIGPLLSFLPEKGVRSFISGITSGAVETIFNKDMYIKVLRSSGWSYNRKIDISVKKYYYTQSAAWTCFFARTSSMKNINFDEEKWLDMNGYASMDDSTMFYKAWLMGNKTVMVSDAVYNHLDAKTSTKGISETVIYASSFNQFIFWYRFIYQTENNSFMKLISIISFLYYKCTTNIYGYLNILLKSKDKRELEISKQGFRDALNYIKSDEFKKLNRINISIL from the coding sequence ATGGATATTGATTATTCAGTTGTAATTAGAACAATAGGTAAATCAAATAAAAAATATCAAAAGCTATTAGATAGTATTAATAAGCTACAACCAAAACCTAAAGAAGTGATAGTAGTTTTGCCAAATGGATATGATATACCATTACAGAGACTTAATTCTACTATAAATGAAAGATTTATATTTTGTGAAAAAGGAATGGTAAATCAACGTATGGTTGGAATTAATAATTGTAGTACAGAGTATATGTTAGTTTGTGACGATGATATATCTTTTGAGTATGATTTTGTTCAAAAACTAGTACAACCATTAAATGAAAGTATAGCTGATTTTTCAATAGGTCCATTACTATCATTTCTACCTGAAAAAGGAGTTAGATCATTTATAAGTGGAATTACATCTGGTGCAGTTGAAACAATTTTTAATAAGGATATGTATATTAAAGTACTTAGATCTTCGGGCTGGTCTTATAATAGAAAAATAGATATTAGTGTAAAAAAATATTACTATACTCAATCAGCAGCATGGACATGCTTTTTTGCAAGAACATCATCCATGAAGAATATAAATTTTGATGAAGAAAAATGGTTAGATATGAATGGATATGCTAGTATGGATGATTCAACAATGTTTTATAAAGCATGGTTAATGGGGAATAAGACAGTTATGGTATCTGATGCAGTATATAATCATTTAGATGCAAAGACGTCAACAAAAGGTATTTCAGAAACAGTAATATATGCAAGTTCATTTAATCAATTTATATTTTGGTATAGATTTATATATCAAACTGAAAATAATTCTTTTATGAAACTTATAAGCATAATTTCGTTTTTATATTACAAATGTACAACAAATATATATGGATATTTAAATATATTATTAAAATCTAAGGATAAAAGAGAATTAGAAATAAGTAAACAAGGATTTAGAGATGCTTTAAATTATATAAAGAGTGATGAATTTAAAAAGTTAAACAGAATAAATATTAGTATTTTATAG
- a CDS encoding glycosyltransferase family 2 protein, protein MGLSVIIPVYNGEKYIERCLESLINQTYQELEIIVIDDGSNDGSKELIKNIQKKDKRIFFYKKLNGGVSSARNYGLQKASQEYITFVDCDDTLDLDMYEILMKYIESGKYDIVHCGYKRIQDNKVIRVVNGTGEEYIQDRLKALECIIGGKLFVGALWNKIYKRKLFESIKFDEKLKINEDILVNYKAFNMCNKSIFIDIPKYNYYEVEGSACKTILDKKKSNDRLKVAKEIYNDVEDNYLKEISFNKYIGCLIEIYRYYLYSTEKDRKSKCKLIEKKINNECSHGNLRNKRDKITIKLIGMSPRLYKLIYFIYDKVRKPNWDVQG, encoded by the coding sequence ATGGGGCTAAGTGTAATTATACCAGTTTATAATGGGGAAAAATATATAGAGAGATGTTTAGAAAGCTTAATAAATCAAACATATCAAGAACTTGAAATAATTGTTATTGATGATGGTTCAAATGATGGGAGTAAAGAATTAATTAAAAATATACAAAAAAAAGATAAAAGAATATTTTTTTATAAAAAGTTAAATGGTGGGGTCTCAAGTGCTAGAAATTATGGATTACAAAAAGCATCACAAGAATATATAACATTTGTAGATTGTGATGATACCTTAGATTTAGACATGTATGAAATATTAATGAAATATATTGAATCTGGGAAATACGATATTGTACATTGTGGTTATAAAAGAATACAAGATAATAAAGTAATAAGAGTAGTTAATGGAACAGGAGAAGAATATATTCAGGATAGATTAAAGGCATTGGAGTGTATAATAGGTGGAAAATTATTTGTAGGAGCTTTATGGAATAAGATTTATAAAAGAAAATTATTTGAAAGTATTAAGTTTGATGAAAAATTAAAAATAAATGAAGATATATTAGTAAATTATAAAGCATTTAATATGTGTAATAAATCTATATTTATTGATATTCCAAAATATAATTACTATGAGGTTGAGGGTTCAGCCTGCAAAACTATACTTGATAAAAAAAAATCAAATGATAGATTGAAAGTTGCAAAAGAAATTTATAATGATGTGGAAGATAACTATTTAAAAGAGATATCTTTTAATAAATATATAGGATGTTTGATAGAAATTTATAGGTATTATTTATACAGCACTGAAAAAGATAGAAAGTCAAAATGCAAGTTAATAGAAAAGAAAATTAATAATGAATGTAGTCACGGTAATTTAAGAAATAAAAGAGATAAAATAACTATTAAATTAATAGGCATGAGTCCTAGACTATATAAGTTAATTTATTTTATATATGACAAGGTAAGAAAACCTAATTGGGATGTGCAGGGATGA
- a CDS encoding glycosyltransferase, giving the protein MKKILFVCYGLGIGGIEKCLVSLLNELDLNKYEIDVLPMNPEFELKNQIRDDINILNTFEYAINTKDTFSQYIKEKNKFLKVFKISKYIVFRLVNKFGSKPWKLFKSPNKSYDIAIAYSQNDFSPYYVIDKVNAKIKYMWYHNGAYEKGNKQYEIDKQYYPKFANMVAVSKDCKKQLVMRFPQLKDKILILHNIINKQEIINLSEKVQYEIFHENTINIVSVGRLTEEKGGKLAIEVCRKLLDEGYNIKWYWVGNGNQFPWLSDKIKKMNMRDTFYLLGNKTNPYTYIKNCDIYVQPSYYEAYCTTTNEARILNKPVVATNVGGMKEQFINGKTGILVDIDKNSIFNAIKLLIDNDECRLQLSFNLKNIEYEFDNYINEYDNLFTERHG; this is encoded by the coding sequence ATGAAAAAAATATTATTTGTATGCTATGGGCTAGGAATAGGTGGGATAGAAAAATGTTTAGTAAGTTTGCTAAATGAATTAGATTTAAATAAATATGAAATTGACGTTTTACCAATGAATCCTGAATTTGAATTAAAAAATCAAATAAGAGATGATATAAATATACTAAATACATTTGAATATGCTATTAATACTAAAGATACATTTTCACAATACATAAAAGAAAAAAATAAATTTTTAAAGGTGTTTAAAATAAGTAAATATATTGTATTTAGATTAGTAAATAAATTTGGAAGTAAACCATGGAAATTATTTAAAAGCCCTAATAAAAGTTATGATATAGCTATAGCATATTCTCAAAATGATTTTTCTCCATATTATGTAATAGATAAAGTAAATGCTAAGATAAAATATATGTGGTATCACAATGGAGCTTATGAAAAAGGAAATAAACAATATGAAATTGATAAACAGTATTATCCTAAATTTGCTAATATGGTAGCTGTTTCAAAAGATTGTAAAAAACAATTAGTAATGAGATTTCCACAACTCAAAGATAAAATACTAATATTACATAATATAATAAACAAACAAGAAATTATAAATTTATCAGAAAAAGTGCAGTATGAAATTTTCCATGAAAATACTATAAATATTGTATCGGTAGGAAGACTTACTGAAGAAAAAGGCGGAAAACTAGCAATAGAAGTATGCAGAAAACTATTAGATGAAGGCTATAATATAAAATGGTATTGGGTAGGAAATGGAAATCAATTTCCTTGGTTAAGTGATAAAATAAAAAAAATGAACATGAGAGATACGTTTTACTTATTAGGAAATAAAACAAATCCTTATACATATATAAAAAACTGTGATATATACGTACAACCATCATATTATGAAGCTTATTGCACTACTACTAATGAAGCTAGAATTTTAAATAAACCTGTAGTAGCAACTAATGTAGGGGGCATGAAAGAACAGTTTATTAATGGTAAAACGGGCATATTGGTAGATATAGATAAAAATTCTATATTTAATGCAATTAAATTATTAATAGATAATGATGAATGTAGATTACAACTTAGTTTCAACCTTAAGAATATAGAGTATGAATTTGATAACTATATTAATGAGTATGATAATTTATTCACGGAGAGACATGGATGA
- a CDS encoding glycosyltransferase family 2 protein codes for MMDKKISIVVPVYNCEQYISKCLDSLVNQSYKNIEIIIVNDGSTDGTEKICYEYKIIDSRIKIINVDNGGVSKARNIGIENSVGDFLMFCDSDDYTSTNWCKFMLENYEENNLTVCDYYNVSDGEENDFTYDRPKIDKVTKKEDFFKLKLYGINVPWNKIYNLELIKNNKIRFDEDIFIGEDLRFNIEYLDSISENIIFLKERLYYYTLSRKDCLTNRMYKDYDKQCINQYHFIKEYMEKFKTKDKYVWNIFYNNIFLELVNSFNMNLLLKDDKFIECIKKNSHVMKTTEYQLCAKNAEISPNKICKWVYRKRNYWWIYIFNSLIKLKNR; via the coding sequence ATGATGGATAAAAAAATAAGTATAGTAGTACCAGTTTATAATTGTGAGCAGTATATATCAAAGTGTTTAGATAGTTTAGTAAATCAATCTTATAAAAATATAGAAATAATAATTGTAAATGATGGATCAACAGATGGTACAGAAAAAATTTGCTATGAATATAAAATTATAGATTCTAGAATTAAAATTATTAATGTTGATAATGGAGGAGTATCTAAAGCTAGAAATATAGGAATAGAAAATTCAGTAGGTGATTTTTTAATGTTTTGTGATAGTGATGATTATACATCTACTAATTGGTGTAAATTCATGCTAGAGAATTATGAAGAAAATAATTTAACTGTATGTGACTATTATAATGTAAGTGATGGAGAAGAGAATGATTTTACATATGACAGACCTAAAATAGATAAAGTAACAAAGAAAGAAGATTTTTTTAAGTTAAAATTATATGGTATAAATGTTCCATGGAATAAAATTTATAATTTAGAACTTATAAAAAATAATAAAATTAGGTTTGATGAAGATATATTTATAGGGGAAGACTTAAGATTTAACATTGAATATTTAGATTCAATTTCAGAAAATATAATTTTTCTAAAAGAAAGACTCTATTATTATACATTGTCAAGAAAAGATTGTTTAACAAATAGGATGTACAAAGACTATGATAAACAATGCATAAATCAGTACCATTTTATTAAAGAATATATGGAAAAATTCAAAACAAAAGATAAATATGTGTGGAATATATTCTACAATAATATTTTTTTAGAATTAGTAAATTCATTTAATATGAATTTACTTTTGAAAGATGACAAATTTATAGAATGTATAAAAAAAAATAGTCATGTAATGAAAACTACTGAATACCAGCTATGTGCTAAAAATGCAGAAATATCACCTAATAAAATTTGTAAATGGGTATATAGAAAAAGAAACTATTGGTGGATATATATATTTAATAGCCTTATAAAATTAAAAAATAGATAA
- a CDS encoding polysaccharide pyruvyl transferase family protein — protein sequence MSRIKLYYHSGSKNHGCEAIVRGTSKILEEDLSLFSIRPNEDIEYGLNNICEIIEDKEEILNKYSLKNILAILDIKINKSIDTVIKNRRKKILDNIKKDDICFSIGGDNYCYPGTDIIGALNNNIRKKGAKTVLWGCSVEPDVIKGDVSKDLSKYNLIVSRESISYNALKKANPNTKLYPDPAFQLDKIELPLPKGFEKGNTVGINVSPLIIDCERNKGITKDNYEELIKYIINNTNMQIALIPHVVWDDNDDRVPLLELYNMFKETGRVVMIEDCNCMELKGYISRCRFFIGARTHATIAAYSMCVPTLAVGYSVKARGIAKDIFGTYENYVLSVQSLDKKNNLADSFKWLEANEKNIRVHLENFIPKYKKDALMIKSCVRELVK from the coding sequence ATGAGTAGAATAAAATTATATTATCATTCTGGTAGTAAAAATCATGGATGCGAAGCTATTGTGAGAGGAACGTCAAAAATATTAGAAGAAGATTTATCACTTTTCTCAATAAGACCAAATGAAGATATAGAATATGGATTGAATAATATATGTGAAATTATTGAGGATAAAGAAGAAATATTAAATAAGTATAGTTTGAAAAATATATTAGCTATTTTGGATATTAAAATTAATAAAAGTATAGATACAGTAATTAAAAATAGAAGAAAAAAAATATTAGATAATATCAAAAAAGATGATATTTGTTTCTCTATAGGGGGAGATAATTATTGTTATCCAGGCACTGATATTATAGGAGCTTTAAATAATAATATACGTAAAAAGGGTGCAAAAACAGTTTTATGGGGATGCTCAGTTGAGCCAGACGTAATTAAAGGAGATGTATCAAAGGACCTATCAAAATATAACCTAATAGTTTCAAGAGAATCGATTTCATATAATGCATTAAAAAAAGCAAATCCAAATACAAAATTATATCCAGACCCAGCATTTCAACTAGACAAAATAGAATTACCATTACCAAAAGGATTTGAAAAAGGAAATACTGTAGGTATAAATGTTAGTCCACTTATAATAGACTGTGAAAGGAATAAAGGAATAACAAAAGATAATTATGAAGAGCTTATAAAATATATTATAAACAATACAAATATGCAAATTGCTCTTATTCCTCATGTTGTTTGGGATGATAATGATGATAGAGTACCTCTTTTAGAACTATACAATATGTTCAAAGAAACAGGCAGAGTTGTTATGATAGAAGACTGTAACTGCATGGAATTAAAAGGGTATATATCTAGATGTAGATTTTTTATAGGAGCTAGAACTCATGCTACTATAGCAGCATATTCAATGTGTGTACCTACTTTAGCAGTAGGATATTCCGTAAAGGCAAGAGGAATTGCTAAAGATATATTTGGAACATATGAAAACTATGTACTTTCAGTTCAATCTTTAGACAAAAAAAATAATTTAGCAGATTCATTTAAATGGTTAGAAGCTAATGAAAAGAATATAAGAGTTCACCTAGAAAATTTTATACCCAAATATAAAAAGGATGCTTTAATGATTAAAAGCTGTGTTAGGGAGCTTGTTAAATAG
- a CDS encoding Coenzyme F420 hydrogenase/dehydrogenase, beta subunit C-terminal domain, whose protein sequence is MKKICEKEKCCGCHACFNICTKNAISMNYDEDGFLYPIINAKRCVECNLCKNVCPILSSKVSDSLYKIYACYNLDEQVRKLSSSGGIFTLLAKYVIERKGIVFGARFDENLKVIHDEINNENKLNVFRGSKYVQSEIGNTYFRAKLYLEKGILVLFSGTPCQIHGLKSYLEKEYENLICVDLICHGVPSPKIWTSYKDEISNGKRCIDMKFRDKTLGLKDTKIKFYFEDGSVYEEKYNDSKYINGFIQNCFLRLSCYRCDFKGENRKSDITLGDFWGIKDILPNLDDNKGISLIISHSNKAEKILGEIKNSTYIKEVNSQKTFKENPCALRPVELDDKRSKFYAFYSKFSVSKSVKKCTKIPIYKLIKFKLESIKYNTKYILYSILKKINIVK, encoded by the coding sequence GTGAAGAAAATTTGTGAAAAAGAAAAGTGCTGTGGATGTCATGCTTGTTTTAACATTTGTACTAAAAATGCTATAAGTATGAACTATGATGAAGATGGATTTTTATATCCTATAATTAATGCCAAAAGATGTGTAGAGTGCAATTTATGCAAAAATGTATGCCCTATTTTAAGTAGTAAGGTTAGTGATTCATTATACAAAATATATGCATGTTATAACTTGGATGAACAAGTAAGAAAATTGAGTTCATCAGGAGGTATATTTACTTTATTAGCTAAATATGTAATTGAAAGAAAAGGAATTGTTTTTGGAGCAAGGTTTGATGAGAATCTAAAGGTAATTCATGATGAAATAAATAATGAAAATAAACTCAATGTATTTAGAGGATCTAAATATGTTCAAAGTGAAATAGGAAATACATACTTTAGAGCAAAGTTATACTTAGAGAAAGGAATATTAGTACTATTTTCAGGAACACCTTGTCAAATTCATGGTCTAAAAAGTTATCTAGAAAAAGAATATGAAAATTTAATTTGTGTTGATTTAATATGTCATGGAGTACCTTCTCCTAAGATATGGACAAGTTATAAGGATGAAATATCTAATGGTAAAAGATGTATAGATATGAAATTCAGAGATAAAACTTTAGGATTAAAAGACACAAAAATTAAGTTTTATTTTGAAGATGGCAGCGTTTATGAGGAAAAATATAATGATAGTAAATATATAAATGGATTTATTCAAAACTGTTTTTTAAGATTATCATGCTATAGGTGTGATTTTAAAGGTGAAAATAGAAAAAGTGATATTACATTAGGAGATTTTTGGGGAATTAAAGATATATTACCTAACTTAGATGACAATAAAGGAATATCTTTAATTATATCTCATTCAAATAAAGCTGAGAAAATATTAGGTGAAATAAAAAATAGTACCTATATTAAAGAAGTAAACTCACAAAAAACTTTTAAAGAAAACCCTTGTGCTTTAAGACCGGTAGAATTAGATGATAAGAGAAGTAAATTTTATGCTTTTTATAGTAAATTTAGTGTATCAAAGTCAGTTAAAAAGTGTACTAAAATACCTATATATAAACTTATCAAGTTTAAATTAGAAAGCATTAAATATAATACAAAATATATCTTATATTCAATACTGAAAAAAATAAATATTGTTAAATAA